A genomic window from Punica granatum isolate Tunisia-2019 chromosome 2, ASM765513v2, whole genome shotgun sequence includes:
- the LOC116195418 gene encoding glutathione S-transferase zeta class-like — protein sequence MAVSGEGAEKTKLKLYSNFGSSCSCRVRIILNLKGLKYEYIAVNLLKGEQFSPDFTKLNPLGYVPVLVDGDIVISDSFAIIMYLEEKYPQMPLLPSDLQKRAVNYQAANIVSSSIQPHQNLGILKYIGEKVGQDEMHEWPKRHIGKGFSALEKLLKDYAGKYATGDEVYLADLFVAPQIHTAIKRFNLNMSEYPLLTKLHEAYAELPNFQAAMPENQPDTPSSS from the exons ATG GCGGTGAGCGGCGAGGGGGCGGAGAAGACGAAGCTGAAGCTCTACTCCAACTTCGGGAGTTCGTGCTCCTGCCGCGTCCGCATCATCCTCAACTTGAAAG GTCTCAAGTACGAGTACATAGCCGTGAACTTGCTCAAAGGAGAGCAATTCAGTCCCG ATTTCACGAAGCTTAACCCCCTGGGGTATGTGCCGGTTCTGGTGGATGGGGACATAGTCATCTCGGACTCCTTTGCCATCATTATG TATCTGGAAGAGAAATACCCTCAAATGCCACTGTTGCCAAGTGATCTTCAGAAAAGGGCCGTTAACTACCAG GCTGCAAATATTGTTTCTTCAAGCATACAGCCTCACCAAAATCTTGGTATTCTG AAATATATTGGAGAGAAAGTTGGTCAGGATGAGATGCATGAATGGCCAAAGCGTCACATTGGCAAAGGTTTTTCAG CACTTGAGAAGCTATTGAAGGACTATGCTGGAAAATATGCCACTGGGGATGAAGTTTACCTG GCTGATCTTTTTGTGGCACCTCAGATTCATACTGCAATTAAAAGGTTCAACCTTAATATG TCTGAGTATCCTCTTTTAACCAAGTTGCATGAGGCGTATGCCGAACTTCCGAATTTTCAAGCTGCTATGCCTGAAAACCAGCCAGATACTCCTTCCTCGAGTTAA
- the LOC116195420 gene encoding ferric reduction oxidase 7, chloroplastic-like, with protein sequence MAKLPASAEEPLLSSKDPAPYLTRITATRVLAKWILEMAMALIFAVWVAVIFLFPANSVSSFVEKWFETTNKTIFGITGSLFMVFSGPILVIAVLAAARLIISGSGEEELLLKSKSVKYPRLRLWTFPVLVDGPFGVVTAAEFIGICLVILYVLWAVYAYTLQNLSLLSKFPLPPILKSSVMLELSGLRLGSIGLYCTAFLFLPVARGSVLLRLVDIPFEQAARYHVWLGHLTMLLFTFHGLCYVIAWAMQGRLLHEIIAWENFGVANLPGVISLLAGLLMWVTSLSPVRKKQFELFFYTHQLYVVFVIFFALHVGDFIFSIAAGGIFLFVLDRFLRFCQSRRNVKVISASCLPCGTVELVLSKPGNLSYNALSFIFLQVRELSWLQWHPFSVSSSPLDGKNHLSVLLKVLGEWTAKLNGNILDISEASGQNKLAITPPKITASVEGPYGHELPYHLTYENLILVAGGIGVSPFFAILSDILHRTREGKPCLPSNVLLIWAIKKSDELPLLSTVDMESICPFFPNKLNLEIDIYVTRESEPPLEEGNVDKAESSRVFPISNGCGMSVLVGTGNNIWSGLYVLSSIVGFIMLMSLVDIFYINRFGITTWWYKGLLFVVCMLAGVFVFGGLVVCLWYRWEKRMTAIEKLEDSKQNPQIVPVMHNDLPQRKSVSSRKIFYGSRPNFEDIFGSVSEQWGHANIGVIVCGPATLQTSVAKECRSRNMKRGSYHPIFHFNSHSFDL encoded by the exons ATGGCCAAACTCCCAGCCTCAGCTGAGGAACCTCTCCTTTCCAGTAAGGACCCTGCTCCCTATCTGACGAGGATAACTGCCACTCGTGTGTTGGCGAAATGGATCCTCGAGATGGCAATGGCCTTGATCTTTGCAGTGTGGGTTGCTGTCATCTTTCTCTTCCCAGCGAATTCCGTGAGTAGTTTCGTCGAGAAATGGTTTGAGACTACCAACAAAACCATCTTCGGCATCACAG GGAGCCTATTCATGGTATTCAGCGGTCCAATTCTGGTGATAGCGGTTCTTGCCGCTGCACGCCTCATCATTTCGGGTTCTGGGGAGGAAGAGCTCTTACT GAAGAGCAAGTCTGTAAAGTATCCGAGGTTGAGGCTGTGGACGTTCCCAGTTCTGGTGGATGGACCATTTGGAGTTGTTACCGCAGCAGAATTCATCGGGATTTGTCTCGTTATTCTGTACGTCTTGTGGGCAGTATATGCCTACACGTTACAGAACCTTAGCTTATTATCCAAGTTCCCATTGCCCCCCATACTGAAAAG TTCGGTCATGTTGGAACTTTCCGGGCTTCGTCTGGGTTCCATCGGGTTGTACTGCACGGCGTTTTTGTTCCTTCCGGTTGCTCGTGGATCTGTTCTTCTTCGCCTCGTGGATATTCCATTTGAGCAAGCCGCTAGGTATCATGTGTGGCTCGGGCATCTCACAATGCTGCTCTTCACTTTCCATGGGCTGTGCTATGTGATCGCTTGGGCAATGCAGGGCCGCCTGCTACATGAA ATAATTGCCTGGGAGAATTTCGGTGTAGCTAATCTTCCAGGAGTTATAAGCCTCTTGGCTGGTCTGCTGATGTGGGTCACGTCTCTTTCTCCGGTTAGGAAGAAGCAATTTGAGCTGTTCTTCTACACGCACCAGCTCTACGTCGTGTTTGTCATATTCTTCGCATTGCATGTCGGGGATTTTATATTCAGCATTGCTGCTGGTGGAATTTTCCTCTTTGTGTTGGATCGCTTCTTGAGGTTTTGCCAATCGCGAAGAAATGTGAAGGTGATATCAGCGTCATGCCTCCCTTGTGGAACTGTCGAACTGGTCCTCTCGAAGCCAGGAA ATCTGAGCTATAATGCCTTGAGTTTCATTTTCCTTCAAGTCCGGGAATTGTCTTGGCTGCAGTGGCATCCTTTCAGTGTTTCATCGAGTCCTCTTGATGGGAAAAATCATCTTTCTGTCCTCCTAAAGGTCTTGGGGGAGTGGACAGCCAAACTAAACGGGAATATCTTGGACATCTCAGAGGCTAGTGGCCAAAACAAATTAGCAATAACACCACCTAAAATAACAGCCTCTGTTGAGGGGCCTTACGGACATGAGTTACCTTACCATTTGAC GTACGAGAACCTCATTCTGGTAGCAGGAGGAATTGGTGTTTCGCCATTCTTTGCCATCTTGAGTGATATCCTCCACCGCACCAGGGAAGGAAAACCGTGTTTACCAAGTAATGTACTGCTCATTTGGGCCATCAAAAAGTCCGACGAGCTTCCTCTGCTTTCCACTGTCGATATGGAGTCCATATGTCCCTTCTTCCCCAACAAACTAAACCttgaaattgatatatatgtcACTCGAGAATCAGAACCACCCCTG GAAGAAGGTAATGTTGACAAGGCTGAGAGCTCACGTGTCTTTCCCATCTCTAATGGGTGTGGCATGTCGGTTCTGGTTGGTACGGGGAACAACATCTGGTCAGGACTATACGTGTTATCATCGATTGTTGGATTTATAATGTTGATGAGCCTGGTGGACATCTTCTATATAAACCGTTTCGGCATAACAACGTGGTGGTACAAAGGGCTTCTTTTCGTGGTGTGCATGCTTGCTGGTGTGTTTGTGTTCGGAGGGCTTGTCGTGTGTTTATGGTATCGCTGGGAGAAAAGAATGACAGCTATCGAGAAATTGGAGGACAGCAAGCAAAATCCGCAGATAGTGCCTGTGATGCACAACGATTTGCCTCAAAGAAAATCTGTCAGTTCGAGAAAAATATTCTATGGTTCGAGACCTAACTTTGAAG ATATTTTTGGATCAGTATCGGAGCAGTGGGGCCACGCCAATATTGGCGTAATTGTGTGCGGTCCTGCAACACTGCAGACTAGTGTCGCAAAGGAGTGCAGGTCTCGGAACATGAAGCGAGGATCTTACCACCCAATCTTCCACTTTAATAGCCACAGTTTCGACTTATAG
- the LOC116195419 gene encoding ferric reduction oxidase 7, chloroplastic-like isoform X2, producing the protein MAELSESVEEHLLSYEDPAPPHSKLITTTRLVVKWVLEIAMGLIFAAWLTLVFIFPVEPVNESIIAWLVATSSPTYGFTGSTFFLFSGPILVITFLAIARLIVMGSREEELLLKNKSAKHPRLRLWTFPVLVNGPFGVVSAAEFIGICLVFVYVLWAISAYTLEDISIASLFSLPPLEERYHVWLGHLTMMLFTLHGLFFVIAWAMEGTLINEITSWGGSGVAIFPGVISLLAGLLMWVTSLPPVRKKQFEVFFYTHQLYVVFVVFLALHVGDYTFCIACGGIFLFMLDRFLRFCQSRRTVNVISATRLPCGIIELVLSKPENLQYNALSFIFIRIRELSWLQWHPFSVSSSPLDGKNRISVIIKVLGKWTAKLDRNISDIIEIRDQNETAFQPHKITASVEGPYGHELPYHLTYKNLVLVAGGIGVSPFFAILSDILHRVGEGKPCLPRKVLLVWAIKKSNELPLLSTLDMESICPFSPYKLNLEIDVYITRESEPSLEEGNIESTKSSHVFPISNGHGMSVLVGTGNNIWLGLYVMSSVVGFIVLMSLLNIFYINHFYITNSWYRGLLFVVCMLVSVIVFGGLVVFLWSCWEKHMSAVDKSEHRKRNVQTASVIQSDSPQRKSVGSRRVLYGSRPNFQEILGSLSDLWGHVDIGVIVCGPATLEASVAKECRSRNLKRGSDSPIFHFHSHTFDL; encoded by the exons ATGGCCGAACTCTCGGAGTCAGTCGAGGAGCATCTACTCTCATATGAGGACCCTGCTCCTCCCCATTCAAAACTTATCACTACCACCCGTTTGGTGGTGAAATGGGTCCTCGAGATCGCAATGGGTCTGATCTTTGCTGCATGGCTCACCCTCGTTTTTATCTTCCCGGTGGAGCCCGTGAATGAGTCCATCATCGCATGGCTCGTCGCCACCAGCAGTCCAACCTATGGCTTCACAG GAAGCACATTCTTTTTATTCAGTGGTCCGATTCTGGTAATCACATTTCTTGCCATTGCACGTCTCATTGTTATGGGTTCCCGGGAGGAAGAGCTCTTACT GAAGAACAAGTCTGCAAAGCATCCAAGATTGAGGTTGTGGACATTTCCTGTTCTGGTGAATGGACCATTTGGAGTAGTTTCTGCAGCGGAGTTCATCGGGATATGCCTCGTTTTTGTATATGTTTTGTGGGCAATAAGTGCCTATACCTTAGAGGATATTAGCATAGCATCTCTGTTCTCGTTGCCTCCCCTAGAAGAGAG GTATCATGTGTGGCTCGGACATCTCACAATGATGCTCTTCACCCTCCATGGACTGTTTTTCGTGATAGCTTGGGCAATGGAAGGCACTCTAATAAATGAA ATAACTTCGTGGGGAGGTTCTGGTGTCGCCATTTTCCCGGGAGTTATAAGCCTGTTGGCTGGCCTGCTGATGTGGGTCACATCTCTTCCTCCGGTGAGAAAGAAGCAGTTCGAGGTGTTCTTCTACACACACCAGCTGTACGTTGTGTTCGTCGTATTCTTAGCATTGCATGTTGGCGACTATACATTCTGCATCGCTTGTGGAGGAATCTTCCTCTTTATGCTAGATCGCTTCTTGAGGTTCTGCCAATCACGAAGAACTGTCAACGTCATATCAGCGACGCGCCTCCCTTGTGGAATTATTGAACTAGTCCTCTCAAAGccagaaa ATCTGCAGTATAATGCCCTGAGTTTCATTTTTATTCGAATCCGTGAACTGTCTTGGCTGCAGTGGCATCCTTTTAGCGTTTCATCAAGTCCCCTTGACGGGAAAAATCGTATCTCTGTCATCATTAAAGTTTTGGGGAAGTGGACAGCAAAACTAGACAGGAATATCTCGGATATCATTGAGATTCGTGATCAAAACGAGACAGCTTTCCAACCTCATAAGATAACAGCCTCAGTCGAGGGGCCTTACGGGCATGAGTTACCTTACCATTTGAC GTACAAGAACCTTGTTCTGGTAGCAGGAGGGATCGGAGTTTCACCGTTCTTTGCCATCTTGAGTGATATCCTCCACCGTGTCGGGGAAGGGAAACCGTGTCTACCGAGAAAAGTCCTACTCGTTTGGGCCATCAAAAAGTCCAACGAGCTTCCTCTGCTTTCCACTCTCGATATGGAGTCTATCTGTCCCTTCTCCCCATACAAATTAAATCTGGAAATCGATGTATATATTACTCGAGAATCAGAACCTTCACTG GAAGAAGGTAACATTGAGAGCACTAAGAGCTCACATGTCTTTCCCATCTCGAACGGGCATGGGATGTCTGTTTTAGTCGGTACTGGTAACAATATTTGGTTGGGACTATATGTGATGTCTTCAGTCGTCGGATTTATAGTTTTGATGAGTCTTTTGAACATCTTCTACATAAACCATTTCTACATAACAAACTCGTGGTACAGAGGGCTTCTTTTCGTGGTGTGCATGCTCGTAAGCGTGATTGTATTCGGAGGCCTCGTTGTGTTTCTATGGTCCTGCTGGGAGAAACATATGTCTGCGGTCGATAAATCTGAGCACCGCAAGCGAAACGTACAGACTGCTTCCGTGATTCAAAGCGATTCGCCTCAGAGGAAATCTGTCGGTTCAAGAAGAGTTCTCTACGGCTCAAGACCAAACTTCCAAG AAATCTTGGGATCATTATCGGACCTGTGGGGCCACGTCGATATTGGCGTAATTGTGTGTGGTCCTGCAACTTTGGAGGCCAGTGTGGCCAAGGAATGCAGATCTCGTAACCTAAAGAGAGGATCAGACAGCCCAATCTTCCATTTTCATAGCCATACTTTTGATTTATAG
- the LOC116195419 gene encoding ferric reduction oxidase 7, chloroplastic-like isoform X1 — translation MAELSESVEEHLLSYEDPAPPHSKLITTTRLVVKWVLEIAMGLIFAAWLTLVFIFPVEPVNESIIAWLVATSSPTYGFTGSTFFLFSGPILVITFLAIARLIVMGSREEELLLKNKSAKHPRLRLWTFPVLVNGPFGVVSAAEFIGICLVFVYVLWAISAYTLEDISIASLFSLPPLEERLFMLELSALRIGVIGIFCLAFLFLPVARGSVLLRLTDIPFEQAARYHVWLGHLTMMLFTLHGLFFVIAWAMEGTLINEITSWGGSGVAIFPGVISLLAGLLMWVTSLPPVRKKQFEVFFYTHQLYVVFVVFLALHVGDYTFCIACGGIFLFMLDRFLRFCQSRRTVNVISATRLPCGIIELVLSKPENLQYNALSFIFIRIRELSWLQWHPFSVSSSPLDGKNRISVIIKVLGKWTAKLDRNISDIIEIRDQNETAFQPHKITASVEGPYGHELPYHLTYKNLVLVAGGIGVSPFFAILSDILHRVGEGKPCLPRKVLLVWAIKKSNELPLLSTLDMESICPFSPYKLNLEIDVYITRESEPSLEEGNIESTKSSHVFPISNGHGMSVLVGTGNNIWLGLYVMSSVVGFIVLMSLLNIFYINHFYITNSWYRGLLFVVCMLVSVIVFGGLVVFLWSCWEKHMSAVDKSEHRKRNVQTASVIQSDSPQRKSVGSRRVLYGSRPNFQEILGSLSDLWGHVDIGVIVCGPATLEASVAKECRSRNLKRGSDSPIFHFHSHTFDL, via the exons ATGGCCGAACTCTCGGAGTCAGTCGAGGAGCATCTACTCTCATATGAGGACCCTGCTCCTCCCCATTCAAAACTTATCACTACCACCCGTTTGGTGGTGAAATGGGTCCTCGAGATCGCAATGGGTCTGATCTTTGCTGCATGGCTCACCCTCGTTTTTATCTTCCCGGTGGAGCCCGTGAATGAGTCCATCATCGCATGGCTCGTCGCCACCAGCAGTCCAACCTATGGCTTCACAG GAAGCACATTCTTTTTATTCAGTGGTCCGATTCTGGTAATCACATTTCTTGCCATTGCACGTCTCATTGTTATGGGTTCCCGGGAGGAAGAGCTCTTACT GAAGAACAAGTCTGCAAAGCATCCAAGATTGAGGTTGTGGACATTTCCTGTTCTGGTGAATGGACCATTTGGAGTAGTTTCTGCAGCGGAGTTCATCGGGATATGCCTCGTTTTTGTATATGTTTTGTGGGCAATAAGTGCCTATACCTTAGAGGATATTAGCATAGCATCTCTGTTCTCGTTGCCTCCCCTAGAAGAGAG GTTGTTCATGTTGGAACTTTCCGCGCTTCGTATAGGAGTCATCGGGATATTTTGCTTGGCATTTTTGTTCCTTCCGGTTGCTCGTGGATCAGTTCTTCTTCGCCTCACAGATATTCCATTTGAACAAGCTGCTAGGTATCATGTGTGGCTCGGACATCTCACAATGATGCTCTTCACCCTCCATGGACTGTTTTTCGTGATAGCTTGGGCAATGGAAGGCACTCTAATAAATGAA ATAACTTCGTGGGGAGGTTCTGGTGTCGCCATTTTCCCGGGAGTTATAAGCCTGTTGGCTGGCCTGCTGATGTGGGTCACATCTCTTCCTCCGGTGAGAAAGAAGCAGTTCGAGGTGTTCTTCTACACACACCAGCTGTACGTTGTGTTCGTCGTATTCTTAGCATTGCATGTTGGCGACTATACATTCTGCATCGCTTGTGGAGGAATCTTCCTCTTTATGCTAGATCGCTTCTTGAGGTTCTGCCAATCACGAAGAACTGTCAACGTCATATCAGCGACGCGCCTCCCTTGTGGAATTATTGAACTAGTCCTCTCAAAGccagaaa ATCTGCAGTATAATGCCCTGAGTTTCATTTTTATTCGAATCCGTGAACTGTCTTGGCTGCAGTGGCATCCTTTTAGCGTTTCATCAAGTCCCCTTGACGGGAAAAATCGTATCTCTGTCATCATTAAAGTTTTGGGGAAGTGGACAGCAAAACTAGACAGGAATATCTCGGATATCATTGAGATTCGTGATCAAAACGAGACAGCTTTCCAACCTCATAAGATAACAGCCTCAGTCGAGGGGCCTTACGGGCATGAGTTACCTTACCATTTGAC GTACAAGAACCTTGTTCTGGTAGCAGGAGGGATCGGAGTTTCACCGTTCTTTGCCATCTTGAGTGATATCCTCCACCGTGTCGGGGAAGGGAAACCGTGTCTACCGAGAAAAGTCCTACTCGTTTGGGCCATCAAAAAGTCCAACGAGCTTCCTCTGCTTTCCACTCTCGATATGGAGTCTATCTGTCCCTTCTCCCCATACAAATTAAATCTGGAAATCGATGTATATATTACTCGAGAATCAGAACCTTCACTG GAAGAAGGTAACATTGAGAGCACTAAGAGCTCACATGTCTTTCCCATCTCGAACGGGCATGGGATGTCTGTTTTAGTCGGTACTGGTAACAATATTTGGTTGGGACTATATGTGATGTCTTCAGTCGTCGGATTTATAGTTTTGATGAGTCTTTTGAACATCTTCTACATAAACCATTTCTACATAACAAACTCGTGGTACAGAGGGCTTCTTTTCGTGGTGTGCATGCTCGTAAGCGTGATTGTATTCGGAGGCCTCGTTGTGTTTCTATGGTCCTGCTGGGAGAAACATATGTCTGCGGTCGATAAATCTGAGCACCGCAAGCGAAACGTACAGACTGCTTCCGTGATTCAAAGCGATTCGCCTCAGAGGAAATCTGTCGGTTCAAGAAGAGTTCTCTACGGCTCAAGACCAAACTTCCAAG AAATCTTGGGATCATTATCGGACCTGTGGGGCCACGTCGATATTGGCGTAATTGTGTGTGGTCCTGCAACTTTGGAGGCCAGTGTGGCCAAGGAATGCAGATCTCGTAACCTAAAGAGAGGATCAGACAGCCCAATCTTCCATTTTCATAGCCATACTTTTGATTTATAG